The following are encoded together in the Bubalus kerabau isolate K-KA32 ecotype Philippines breed swamp buffalo chromosome 3, PCC_UOA_SB_1v2, whole genome shotgun sequence genome:
- the TRIM10 gene encoding tripartite motif-containing protein 10 translates to MASAASVTSLADEVNCPVCQGTLREPVTIDCGHNFCRVCLTRYLEITSPDPEEPPTCPLCKEPFRPGNFRPNWQLANVVENIERLKLVSQMDLDEEDVCPEHGEKVYFFCEDDEMQLCVVCREAWEHRAHTVRFLEDAAGPYREQIQKCLECLRKEREEIQEIQSRENRRIQVLLTQVATKKQKVISEFAHLSQFLEEQQNILLAQLEKLDEDILKHRDEFDVLVTGEIGRFNTLIEELEEKKERPARELLTDIRSTLIRCETRRCRKPVAISPELGQRIRDFPQQAFPLQREMKMFLEKLSFELDYEPAHISLDPRTSHPKLLLSEDYQQARFSYKWQKSPDNPQRFDRATCVLAHGGFTGGRHTWVVSVDLAHGGSCTLGVVSKDIRRKGELRMRPEEGVWAVRLAWGFVSALSSFPTRLTLEEQPQQVRVSIDYEVGWVTFANAVTQEPIYTFTASFTQKVFPFFGLWGRGSKFSLSSQEGAATLS, encoded by the exons atggcCTCAGCTGCTTCCGTGACCAGCCTGGCAGATGAGGTCAACTGCCCCGTCTGCCAAGGGACCCTCAGAGAACCGGTCACCATCGACTGTGGCCACAACTTCTGTCGAGTCTGCCTCACCCGCTACCTGGAGATCACCAGCCCGGACCCCGAGGAGCCCCCGACCTGCCCACTCTGCAAGGAGCCTTTCCGCCCAGGGAACTTCCGGCCCAACTGGCAGCTGGCCAACGTGGTGGAGAACATTGAAAGACTCAAGCTGGTGTCCCAGATGGACTTAGACGAGGAGGACGTCTGCCCAGAGCACGGGGAGAAGGTCTACTTCTTCTGCGAGGACGATGAGATGCAGCTGTGCGTGGTGTGCCGGGAGGCCTGGGAGCACCGCGCGCATACTGTGCGCTTCCTGGAGGATGCAGCGGGGCCCTACCGG GAACAAATACAGAAGTGTCTTGAGTGtctaagaaaagagagagaggagattcAAGAAATTCAGTCAAGGGAAAATCGAAGGATACAAGTCCTCCTG ACTCAGGTGGCCACCAAGAAACAAAAGGTGATTTCTGAGTTTGCACATCTGAGCCAGTTCCTGGAAGAGCAGCAGAACATCCTATTAGCCCAGCTGGAGAAGCTGGATGAGGACATCCTGAAGCATCGGGATGAATTTGATGTCCTGGTCACTGGGGAGATCGGCCGGTTCAACACCCTCATTGAGGAActggaggagaagaaggagaggcCGGCGAGGGAGCTCCTGACG gATATCAGAAGCACTCTAATAAG ATGTGAAACCAGAAGGTGCCGGAAACCAGTGGCTATATCTCCAGAGCTGGGCCAGAGGATTCGGGACTTCCCCCAGCAAGCCTTCCCGCTGCAGAGGGAGATGAAGATGTTTCTGG AAAAACTCAGCTTTGAGTTGGATTATGAGCCAG CGCACATCTCTCTAGACCCCCGGACTTCCCACCCCAAGCTCCTGCTGTCCGAGGACTACCAGCAGGCTCGTTTCTCCTACAAGTGGCAGAAGTCGCCGGACAACCCCCAGCGTTTTGACCGGGCCACCTGTGTCCTGGCCCATGGTGGCTTCACAGGGGGGAGACACACGTGGGTGGTGAGTGTGGACTTGGCTCACGGGGGCAGCTGCACCCTGGGCGTGGTCAGTAAGGACATCCGCCGGAAGGGGGAGCTTCGGATGCGGCCAGAGGAGGGGGTATGGGCGGTGAGGCTGGCTTGGGGCTTCGTCTCAGCCCTGAGCTCCTTCCCCACCCGACTGACCCTGGAGGAGCAGCCCCAGCAGGTGCGGGTGTCCATCGACTACGAGGTGGGCTGGGTGACCTTTGCCAACGCCGTCACCCAGGAACCCATTTACACCTTCACTGCGTCCTTCACCCAGAAGGTCTTTCCCTTCTTTGGGCTCTGGGGCCGAGGGTCCAAGTTCTCCCTGAGCTCCCAAGAGGGTGCAGCTACCCTGTCCTAA
- the TRIM15 gene encoding E3 ubiquitin-protein ligase TRIM15: protein MPTTPSHKGAICSKCKGPLEDAVTTACGHTFCRLCLPPPSQMGAQPSGRVLLCALCEEKEPSETLLAPVPLGPLGETYCEEHGEKIYFFCENDAEFLCVFCREGPSHQAHVVGFLDEAIQPYRDRLRSRLEALSTERDEIDDMKSREDQKLQVLLTQIESKKQQVEAAFERLQQELGKQQRLLLARLTELERQIWKEREEYLSKLSEEVARLGAQVKELEEKCQQPASELLQDVRVNQSRCEMKTFVSPEAISPDLVKKIRDLHRKILTLPEMMRAFSENLVHHLETESGVVTLDPQTASRSLVLSEDRKSVRYTRQKQNLPDSPLRFEGLPVVLGSPGFSSGRHRWQVEVQLGDGGGCTVGVVGEEVRRKGEQGLSAEEGVWAVVLSHQQCWASTSPGTDLPLSDIPRHVGVALDYEAGRVALLDADTQAPIFTFTASFSGKVFPFFAVWKKGSCLTLKG from the exons ATGCCCACGACCCCCTCCCACAAAGGGGCCATCTGTTCCAAGTGCAAAGGACCTCTGGAGGATGCAGTGACCACCGCCTGCGGACACACCTTCTGCCGgctgtgccttcctccacccTCCCAGATGGGGGCCCAGCCCTCCGGCAGGGTCCTTCTCTGTGCCCTCTGCGAGGAGAAGGAGCCAAGCGAGACCCTCCTGGCCCCCGTGCCCCTGGGCCCTCTCGGGGAGACTTACTGCGAGGAGCACGGCGAGAAGATCTACTTCTTCTGCGAGAATGATGCCGAGTTCCTCTGCGTGTTCTGCCGGGAGGGTCCCTCGCACCAGGCCCACGTCGTGGGCTTCCTGGACGAGGCCATCCAGCCTTACCGG GACCGTCTCAGGAGTCGGCTGGAAGCTCTGAGCACGGAGAGAGATGAGATTGACGACATGAAGAGCCGGGAAGACCAGAAGCTCCAAGTGCTCCTG ACTCAGATTGAAAGCAAGAAGCAGCAGGTGGAAGCGGCTTTTGAGAGGCTGCAGCAGGAGCTGGGGAAACAGCAGCGCCTCCTGCTGGCCAGGCTGACGGAGCTGGAGCGGCAGATatggaaggagagggaggagtaTCTCTCCAAACTCTCTGAGGAAGTGGCCCGGCTGGGAGCCCAGGTCAAGGAGCTGGAGGAGAAGTGTCAGCAGCCAGCAAGCGAGCTTCTGCAA gatGTCAGAGTCAACCAGAGCAG GTGTGAGATGAAGACTTTTGTGAGTCCAGAGGCCATTTCTCCTGACCTTGTCAAAAAGATCCGCGATCTCCACAGGAAAATACTCACCCTCCCAGAGATGATGAGGGCGTTCTCTG AAAATCTggtgcatcatctggaaacagAATCAG GGGTCGTCACTCTGGACCCTCAGACCGCTAGCCGGAGCCTGGTCCTCTCCGAGGACAGGAAGTCTGTGAGGTACACCCGGCAGAAGCAGAACCTGCCCGACAGCCCCCTGCGCTTCGAGGGTCTCCCGGTGGTGCTGGGGTCCCCCGGCTTCTCCTCGGGGCGCCATCGCTGGCAGGTGGAGGTGCAGCTGGGGGACGGCGGCGGATGCACGGTGGGGGTGGTCggggaggaggtgaggaggaaGGGGGAGCAGGGCCTGAGCGCCGAGGAGGGCGTCTGGGCGGTGGTCCTCTCCCACCAGCAGTGCTGGGCCAGCACCTCCCCGGGGACCGACCTGCCGCTGAGCGACATCCCGCGCCACGTGGGCGTCGCCCTGGACTACGAGGCGGGGCGCGTGGCCCTGCTGGACGCCGACACCCAGGCGCCCATCTTCACCTTCACCGCCTCCTTCTCCGGCAAAGTCTTTCCCTTCTTCGCTGTCTGGAAAAAGGGTTCCTGCCTTACCTTAAAAGGCTGA